The genome window CTTCTTATGGTAGACCCGCACATCCCGGCAGGCGCGAAGCTGTACTGATAAAGTACACCATGGCATGTACTCTTTTGCCAAAAAACCGTGACGTACTTCATTGTCGGATTTTAGCTGAAATGTACGCAAATACACCATAAGTACACCAAAGCGGCTATAAACCGCTGCAGATGACCGAAAATCGCACATTTTTACCAAGAGCTCCGATTTGATTTCGGGGCTCTTGCTATCCGGATAGCCTGTGAGAGCGGAATAGAAAAAAGACTGTCGCAGGAGTGTTCAAGTGGCAAAATCGGGATTTGCGGAGGTGATGTACCGTGTACGTTGAAGTAATTGCGGAGGAAACTGATTCTCATGTTTAACATTGATGATTATTTGCGAAATGTGATTGAGGAGTGTAAAAGCGCTTTCGGTGGCCGACTGCTGTACGTCGGACTTCAAGGCAGCTATATGCGTGGTGAAGCGACCGAAAAAAGCGATATCGACGTTATGATCGTCCTTGACGATTTTTCCGTTGCAGATATGGACGTGTACCGTAAGATTCTGAAGAACATCGGTGAGTATGAAAAATCTTGCGGGTTTATTTGCGGTAAGGACGAGATGATGCGGTGGAATCCCCTTGAGGTTTGCCAGCTGCGCAACTCGACAAAGGATTTATTTGGCGAATTGAAAGACGTTCTCCCAACAGCGACACGGGAAGACGAGATAAACTATGTCAAACTGAGTTTGGGAAATCTGTACCACGAACTCTGCCATCGATATATACATGCGGACAAGAAGAATATCGCCGCATTTCGCGGCACTTGTAAAGGGCTATTTTTCCTGATCCAGAATCTGCATTTTCTGGAAAGCGGATCATTTGTCACGACGAAGCAAGATCTCAAAAAACAGGTGTACGAAAAAGATCGCGCTATACTTGAAATGGCGGAATTGCCGGATGATTTTGATTACGATATGGCTTTCCATCTTGTTTTTGACTGGTGCCAGAGCGCATTCGATCGAATCGACCGAATACAGTAGTGAACGGCAAATTCAGATTTGTCGAGGCGCTTCTAGGCGATTGCTTGGAGGCGCTTTTTTATTTTCCGAGCCTATACTTCCGGCACATTTCAAATCTTTGGCAGTACCGGGTACATTATGACCATGAAGGAGGTACAGGATACATGGGACACAGTTTTGCCGAAGTGCATCCGGAGCTTGTCTGTGAGTGGTCCGACAGGAACGCTCCGCTGAAGGCAACGGATATTACATACGGATCCAGAAAACGGTATTGGTGGATCGGGCAATGCGGGCATGAATGGCAGGCCAGTCCGAAGGACAGACACGCCGGTGAACGATGTCCCTATTGTGCCAGAATGAGAGTTTTGGAAGGATTCAACGATCTTGCTTCAATCAGACCGGATCTGGTCGCTGAATGGTCTGCGGATAATGAACCGTTGCTGCCAACACAGGTTAATGCTCAATCTCACCGTAAGGTGAAATGGAAAGGCTTGTGTGGCCATGAGTGGGAAGCTGAGATCAGAGCAATGGTCAAGGGCACAGGCTGTCCGTATTGCTCGAACAATAAGATTATGCCGGGTTTCAATGATCTTGCTACAGTTCATCCTGAGCTTGCAAGAGAGTGGTCGCCGAGAAATCTGCCCTTGACTCCGGATCAGGCACCGGCAGGAGCCAACCACATGGTATGGTGGCGATGTGAGAAAGGACATGAATGGCAGACTCTTATATCTACCCGCGCAGGTGGAAGCAAATGCCCTTACTGCAGTGGGATCAAGCTTCTGAAGGGCTTTAACGACTTTAAAACAAGATTTCCTGAGCTTGCAAAGGAATGGTCAGAAAAGAATCTCCCGCTGCTTTCTGAAGATATAAATGAAAAGTCCCGTCTGAATGTCTGGTGGAGATGCAGTTCCTGCGGACATGAATGGCAGTCGGTCGTATATACAAGGGTCCACGGCGGCTCATGCCCCGTTTGCTCAGCCCGTAAAGTGGTGCCGGGTATAAATGATCTGGTATCCACAGATCCGGCTATTGCTGAAGAATGGGATTATGATAAAAACAAATGCGGTCCGGAAAGATACTCTCGATATTCTATGTAACATATCTGGTGGAAAGAAAGCTGCGGACATTCATGGAATATGAGAATATCCGAAAGAACGCTGGAACAGAAGGGCTGCAGCGTATGTGAGGCAGAGTTCGTTTCAGTTTTTCCGCAGCTGGCGGCTATGTACTATGCAGGAAAATACGGTTTCAGAACCAAACTGAATGATGAGACTCTGATAGGACTGCCGCTTGATACATTGATTCCTTCCGCCGGGATCGCCATTGAAGCAAAAGAGCTGTCCGGTTTCAGAAAGAAGATTGAGGAATGTTCGGTCAGGCGCTTGCTGTGCAGGAAGCAAGGGATCCAGCTGTATACGATAGCTGACATGAAATTGCCGGAGGACCCACATATTATTTTCAGAGGATCTTCCTTGACGGATCTTCTTGACGCGG of Clostridia bacterium contains these proteins:
- a CDS encoding nucleotidyltransferase domain-containing protein, whose amino-acid sequence is MFNIDDYLRNVIEECKSAFGGRLLYVGLQGSYMRGEATEKSDIDVMIVLDDFSVADMDVYRKILKNIGEYEKSCGFICGKDEMMRWNPLEVCQLRNSTKDLFGELKDVLPTATREDEINYVKLSLGNLYHELCHRYIHADKKNIAAFRGTCKGLFFLIQNLHFLESGSFVTTKQDLKKQVYEKDRAILEMAELPDDFDYDMAFHLVFDWCQSAFDRIDRIQ